A portion of the Lysinibacillus timonensis genome contains these proteins:
- a CDS encoding MerR family transcriptional regulator gives MKKDGKYLTTGEFAKLCKVNKQTLIYYDQIGLLSPVLKNEKGYRYYSIFQLELFIVIDLLKDLGMSLTDIQHYMNHKSPENFLSLMYQQKEEITKMRQEIELKEKIINTKIKLAEEASQLDFQQIKLEQLPEASLYLSRNIENITDEEFVEVVSDFIDEVYVSQLDTGYPLGVITKREHVLKGEFTNYSYLYIEQPNPKEGYPYFTAIKGDFLIGYHIGEAKTIHKTYERLFSEMQRLNLTLGEYVFEEYIYDTLVKNGEKDFVTKIMMHVERNEDKKRLEQK, from the coding sequence GTGAAAAAAGATGGCAAATATCTGACAACCGGAGAATTCGCAAAGCTGTGTAAGGTCAATAAACAGACCCTGATTTATTACGATCAGATTGGTCTTTTATCTCCAGTGTTAAAAAATGAAAAAGGATACCGTTATTATTCGATATTTCAGTTAGAACTATTTATAGTGATTGATTTACTAAAAGATCTCGGTATGTCTCTAACCGATATTCAACATTACATGAACCATAAATCCCCTGAAAACTTCCTGTCTCTCATGTATCAACAGAAAGAAGAAATCACGAAAATGCGCCAGGAAATTGAGTTGAAGGAGAAAATTATTAATACAAAAATTAAATTAGCCGAAGAAGCATCACAGCTGGATTTCCAACAAATTAAGCTTGAACAATTACCAGAAGCATCACTCTATTTAAGTAGAAATATTGAAAACATTACTGACGAAGAGTTTGTAGAAGTCGTATCAGATTTTATCGATGAAGTGTACGTATCACAGCTTGATACAGGTTATCCGTTAGGCGTTATAACGAAACGGGAACACGTGTTAAAGGGAGAATTCACAAATTATAGTTATTTATATATTGAACAACCCAATCCAAAAGAAGGTTATCCGTATTTTACAGCTATTAAAGGGGATTTTCTTATTGGCTATCATATCGGGGAAGCAAAGACGATACATAAAACCTATGAGCGCCTATTTTCAGAAATGCAACGGTTAAATCTAACTCTGGGCGAATATGTTTTTGAGGAATATATTTATGATACGCTCGTAAAAAATGGAGAAAAAGATTTCGTTACTAAAATTATGATGCACGTTGAGCGGAACGAGGATAAAAAGAGGCTAGAACAAAAGTGA